ATACTGAGTTTAATAACTGCTGATATATTCTATATGGTACAAACAATACAATAGCGAATGAGCAGCTATTAAATTCCTAATGGGTAATGTAATCTCAAGAATTTAGACGTTTTACATATAATGACGACTAATCATAGTCAAAAAAAACCAAATCAGCTACACTATTTACCAAAATTTATCGTATAGACTGGCTATTTTTTAAATGGTCACTGAGAGAATGCTCAGCGCTAGATACTGAATGATATATCAATATGACTGTTACAGCATCTGTTGTGGCTCAAGACGTTACTATTTTAGCAAGTATTGGTGCGACTTATCACTACTTTAATTGTTTACGACGCATATTTAACTTTTATTACCTTTTATGACTGACCTAATAATTTTAGAGCCTAATATGACTATGACCATTACAAACAATCGCCTTCAGCATTTAGAGCACTGGTTGCAGCAAGTATTTGCTGGCAAAACATTCAATCTTGACAGTTTGCCAGGTGATGCTAGCGCGCGTCAGTATCATCGTCTTCAGCTGTTAGAAGGCAGTGATACGACAGCATCGCGTTATATTGTTATGGATTCTGCTGATGAACAAGACGCCATGCACCAGTTCATCAATGTTGCCAAATTGATGTCCCCAGCGATCAATGTACCCACGCTCATCGCACAAGATGTAGAAAAAGGCTTTTTAGTATTACAAGATTTTGGCGCGGTAGAGTTTGCCCATTTACTTGTCGGTGCAGTGCCTGCTCAAATTGATGAGCATTATCAGCTGGCAATGCAGACATTGATTGCGCTTCAAACTGTTCCGGTTGAGACTGCAAAGGCCCAACATCAATTGCCAGATTATGATGAGGAACTACTAAATCGCGAGATGGATCTATTTAGTGATTGGTTTATACCTTACATCGGTGTAGCCCTTGATAAAACATTGTGGGACAATCTAAAAGCGGCACTGATAAAACAAATTTTGCGCCAGCCTCAAGTTATCGTCCACCGTGATTATCACAGTCGCAATCTTATGCAAGACCAAGCGGATCACTCACGCTTGGGTGTGATCGATTTTCAAGATGCGGTCATAGGTGCTTATACTTATGATTTGGTGTCATTGATACGAGATGCTTATGTTGAGTGGTCAGAGCCTCAAATATCTGAATGGATTAGCGATTTTTGGCAGTTACAAAAGCAAGCAGCGCTCACCACAGCAGATAGTGTTGAGCAGTTTGAAAGTGATGTGAATATCATGGGTGTGCAGCGTCATCTAAAAGTGCTGGGAATATTTATCCGCTTGTCTGAGCGCGATGGCAAAGATCGCTATCTATCTGACATTCCTAAAGTCATGCGTGATTTGATCACCGAGTTAAACTGGTTGGCTGAGCATGGCAACGCTGACATTCAGCAAGCCGTTGTCCCTTTTAACCAATGGCTAGAAAGTGTTGTCTTGCCTGCTTATCAAGACACATTTTCTGCGATATGAGTGCGGTAATATAAGTATTGATAAATCGACACTGATAAATACAGACTACTTATGAGCTGTGGCTGAATATTTAGATCAAGAATTTACATAATACGATAAAAAGGAATATGCATGTCAATGTCATCTACCTCTAAGATTACCCAAGCAATGATTTTGGCTGCGGGTAAGGGGACACGCCTACGTCCATTAACGCTTGAAACCCCAAAGCCATTGGTTAAAGTGGGTGGGCAGCCGCTTATTGTTTGGCATATCAAAGCGTTGCATGCAGCAGGCATCACTGATATTACTATCAATGCGTCATGGCTTGCTGATAAGTTAATGGATACATTGGGCGATGGCTCTCAATATGGCGTCAACCTACATTGGTCCGTTGAAGAAGATGAACCGCTTGAGACAGCAGGTGGTATTTTTCAAGCATTGCAAGCAGGTCAGTTAAGAGATGAGCCCTTTATCTTAGTCAATTCTGACATTTGGACGACGTATGATTTTGGCCAGTTACGAGATTATGCATTGAGTGCTGACCAACAAGCGCATTTATTGTTGATTGACAATCCTGAGCACAATAATGGTGGTGATTTTGCGATTAATAACGGTCTGGCCAGCGAACAAGCAATTGGTGACGCAGACAAATATACATTTGCTGGTATCAGTGTCATCTCTCCCAGATTGATGGATGGTTTGGTGTCAGGACAGCCAGCAGCATTAGGGCCTTTATTAAGACAGGCAATGATAAAATTCCAAATCACTGCTGAAGTCATTACTGATAATTGGATCGATGTTGGTACGCCCGAACGCCTGACACAGGTAAATGAGTTCATTGATAGTAAAGGCGCTGACAATCATTTGGGCGCATAAACCCACTATCAAATAAAAATAGACCCATAAAAAAAGCAGCGTTGATTTCTCGACGCTGCTTTTTTATGGTTTTAGCAATTGTCATCAAACGCCCATTGCTAACTTGATTATTTGGGCAAATATAAAAACAACCAAAAACCCTGCCACATATAAACCAAAAAACCATAACCATTGTGACTGTTTTTTACTAAGCTTTTTCATAAAAACTCCTGATTAGCTCATGAACTGTGATTATCCTACATCAGTAGTAATAACCACAGCGTCAGTCTGACCTGTCATAAGTTGCTATTTACGATTAATACATTGGGTTGTGATCTGTTTTACCCTTAAACGTATAATAAGCAAAAGCGGTATAACTCAAAATAATCGGTAGCATAATGACCGCGCCAATTAACATAAAGGACAACGACGTATCAGCCGCCGCCGCATCATAAATGGTCATTTGATACGGTACGATATAAGGGAATATGGCAAAACAAACCCCAATATAGCCCATCAAAAATAATGCCACAGTCAATAAGAAAGGACGATACTCACGTTCCGTTTTTAAGTCTTTACGCATTAGGAAAAATAACAACAACGCAATAACAGGCATCGGTGCAAGATATAAAATACTTGGCAACATAAACCAGCCTTCGAGTGCATCAATGTCTGAAAAATACATGAACGCAGTCACGACAATCATGGCTACTACTAAGGCAGAAAGCAGCCAACCTGATACTTTACGTGCCCAAACTTGCAATGTATGCTCGGTTTTTATGATGAGCCATGTCGAGCCAAGCAGCGCATAGCCGATAATCATCGCAAACCCACAAACGATGGAGAAAGGTGTCAACCAGTCAAATGGACCACCTGTATAGAGACGGTTACTGGCTTCTAATCCTTGTACTAGCGCTCCAAGCATAATCCCTTGAGAGAACGTCGCAATGACCGAACCGACAAAAAAGAAAGTATCCCACACATGACGACGTGCTGATGATTTAAACCGGAACTCAAACGCGACGCCGCGCATAATGAGTCCAAACAGCATAGCAGTCACGGGCAAATAAAGCCCCGTCATGATGATACCGTAAGCAACTGGGAAGGCGGCAAATAAACCACCCCCGCCCAATACCAACCACGTTTCATTACCATCCCAAAATGGAGCGATTGAGTTCATCATGCGGCTGCGGTTTTTATCAGAACCTGCAAATGGAAACAAAATACCGCAGCCCAAATCAAAGCCATCGAGCAGTACATAAATAAAAACAGCAAGGACGATAAGTCCGCCCCAAATTAAGGGTAAGTCTAATACATCACCGAAGTTAAACATTAGCGTAACCCTCCATCATCGACATCATCAGCAGGCTTACTCATGTCTTCATCATTGTCTTTGGTATTTTCGCCTGCATTTTTATCACCACTCAAAGCCCGACCTTGCGCTTCTGTGACAGAATGCTCATAGAAGTTATCTTCTGATGGGTCTTCATAAGGCTTAGGCCCTTGCGCAATCAGTCGCAAAATATAAAAGCTGCCAGCGCCAAATACAAAAATGTACAATATGATAAAGCCAATGAGTGTCGTTGCGACTTGCTGTGCAGCGACTGGCGACATACTTTCAGCGGTACGAATAACGCCATATACTGTCCACGGTTGACGACCTGTTTCAGTCACAAACCAGCCTGCCAATATAGCGACAAACCCAAGCGGCGTCATCATCATCCATGCACGGTGAAACCAGACGCTATCAGGGCTAAATTGCTGCTTCTTAAAGTATTTATAAAGACTAAATAAGCCGACAAGTACCATTAACATACCAATAGCAACCATGATACGAAATGCCCAAAAGACAACAATAACGACAGGTTGATCTTCAGGTGCCCAGTTTTTTAGGCCTTTAACTTCGCCATCTAGTGAATGGGTAAGAATCAAGCCGGTCACATAAGGAATTTTTACTTCATATTTATTGGTTTGGTTTTCCTGATCAGGAATAGCGAATACACGCAAAGCAGCTCCGCGCTCATCCTCCCAAATACCTTCCATTGCTGCTACTTTGGCAGGTTGATGCTCTAGGGTATTTAGACCATGCTCATCGCCGATGAGTACTTGAGCCGGTGCCACAAAAATTGCCATAATCATCGCCATACCTAGCATGATACGACCATGACGACGGTGCTCAATATGTTTTTTAGATTGAAGATAGTAAGCACCGATACCACCAACGACAAAGGCGGTCGTTAAGAATGCGGCTGTCATCATATGAGCGTAGCGGTAAGGAAATGACGGGTTAAATATGATTTCAAGCCAGTCAGTAGGGTATAGCAACCCATCTGCGCCCATCATGAAACCTTGCGGTGTTTGCATAAAGCTATTGGCAGCCAAAATCCAAAATCCTGAAATCAGCGTACCAATAGCGACAATGGCAGTTGAGGCAAAATGCATGCGCTTACTAACGCGGCCCCAACCGAATAGCATAATGCCGAGGAAAGAAGCTTCCAAGAAAAACGCCGTCAACACTTCATAGGCAAGTAGTGGACCTAAGACGTTCCCCGCTTTATCAGAAAACACAGCCCAGTTGGTGCCGAACTGGTATGACATGACCACGCCCGATACCACACCTAAACCAAACACCACGGCAAATATTTTTACCCAGTGTTTATAGACTTCAGCATAAATAGGGTCGCCAGTTTTTAACCAACGGTATTCAAGCACCGTAAGCCAGCTGGCAAGTCCGATGGAAAAAGCGGGAAAGACGATATGGAAAGAGATAACGAAAGCGAACTGGATGCGTGCGAGTAAGAGCGCATCAAGCTGGTCAATCATAAACGTAGCGAACATAAATGGTTACCCTTATCTGTTACCTGAACAGCGCTAGCTTCCATAAAACGCTTAAGTAACTGTCCGTAATTGTCTGTAGACTAAAATGACAAGTATTACGGCAGTAGCTCAGTGTCGGCTAGCGAGCAACATTAGAGACAAAGTGCAGCTAGGCTAACAACTGTTTAGTTGGATTGAATAACTTACATCCTTATAAATTAATGTATTGTCGTACGGATTAATATCTTGCTATCGTGTATTAGAGATATATTATGCGCTTACCTAGATATACACGCAAGCTAAGCTATGTCATAGTTACATACCTAACAGTCATCTAAAAATACTAAAATCATCCTCAAAAACTTGAATAAATACCATTCAATAACAAGGGGTTACTAAATAGATAGTATGGTCAAAAATGTCTATAACTGATCACGAAATGATATTCGTACATCGTCACCAACTATTTTAATATTCATAACGATTTTTTCTTAGATAAAATACGGTTTCGCTAGAACAATTCTTTAAAATAATATTCGTATGGCATGCTTTATAGTCTGGCTCTCTTATTTTTTAATAAGTTGCTAGAGTTAAATCATTGTGAATAATCGACGATGTAATACAGATTGCCACTATTCTTGTAATTGTTTATGCAAAATGCGTCTCAAGGTCAAAATGGTTTGTGGATTGGTTTGAATACTATGGCCACCACTAATAATAGTCTCAGAAGTTGCCCCTTCTAGATGCGCACTGGTATAAGGGACAATGCCGTCTGACAAGCGTTCAGTCAATGCCTGGCTTATATCGCTATTAACCGTTACGGCAGCCACAAGAGGCTCAGCAGGTATTGCTGAGGTATTGGCAGCATTATTTGTATCATCGGTTGGATCTTCTTCTATGGCTTGTGAAAGATCCACTTTTGCACCATTTGGCTGCATTTGCGCCAAGCCTTGAGTGATATCGACATCATTATTGGCAATAATGGAATGATAGGTGACGCGATCGTTGATAGCAATGTCTTTAGTCAATTGTATAAAGGATGACTTATCGCTCAGCTGGCTGGCACCATTTTGTAAGTACAAAGCACCCAGTGGGTTTTGTGCTAATTCACCCTGAGTCGCAATCGTGGCCAAGTTATCCGTGACCGTTTTTACCAAGCCGACGGGTAGATAGACAATGCGACGTAGCGCCCGTGTAAACCAACGATCTGCATAATCGGTGCCGCGAAAAGGCGCGGATAAAAAGACAGCTGTATCCACTTGCGGTAATGCTTTAAGCTCAAACCGCTCTTGTAGCTTGTTTTCTGTAAAGGACGCTTTGAGAGCATCGCGAACCCTACGTTTTTCGCTACCAGACAATAAGTCTTCGTCATCCAACTTATCTAAGTTGTTGGCTAAGTTGTCATCGGAGAGCATCATACGAGCGATAAGAGCACCCATACTATGACTGATGATGACGCTATTTTCGCTAGCACGATTTTGGCTTTTAGGGTCAGTTTGCTGATAAGTAGTTTCAATCAAACGCTGAATTTGATAACGATTTTCCAAAATGGGCAGATTGGTTGGATAAAATATCTGCCAAACTTGGTAGTTATCACGCAGTTTGTCATCATTCAGAATATCGTTGGTCAGGTTCACCCATGTCGCCGGACTAGAGGCCAAGCCATGTAGCATAATTAACACGCGCTTGTCAGGATCATAAGGCTCAAGCATGAAGAGT
This is a stretch of genomic DNA from Psychrobacter alimentarius. It encodes these proteins:
- a CDS encoding aminoglycoside phosphotransferase family protein, which gives rise to MTMTITNNRLQHLEHWLQQVFAGKTFNLDSLPGDASARQYHRLQLLEGSDTTASRYIVMDSADEQDAMHQFINVAKLMSPAINVPTLIAQDVEKGFLVLQDFGAVEFAHLLVGAVPAQIDEHYQLAMQTLIALQTVPVETAKAQHQLPDYDEELLNREMDLFSDWFIPYIGVALDKTLWDNLKAALIKQILRQPQVIVHRDYHSRNLMQDQADHSRLGVIDFQDAVIGAYTYDLVSLIRDAYVEWSEPQISEWISDFWQLQKQAALTTADSVEQFESDVNIMGVQRHLKVLGIFIRLSERDGKDRYLSDIPKVMRDLITELNWLAEHGNADIQQAVVPFNQWLESVVLPAYQDTFSAI
- the murU gene encoding N-acetylmuramate alpha-1-phosphate uridylyltransferase MurU — encoded protein: MSMSSTSKITQAMILAAGKGTRLRPLTLETPKPLVKVGGQPLIVWHIKALHAAGITDITINASWLADKLMDTLGDGSQYGVNLHWSVEEDEPLETAGGIFQALQAGQLRDEPFILVNSDIWTTYDFGQLRDYALSADQQAHLLLIDNPEHNNGGDFAINNGLASEQAIGDADKYTFAGISVISPRLMDGLVSGQPAALGPLLRQAMIKFQITAEVITDNWIDVGTPERLTQVNEFIDSKGADNHLGA
- the cydB gene encoding cytochrome d ubiquinol oxidase subunit II encodes the protein MFNFGDVLDLPLIWGGLIVLAVFIYVLLDGFDLGCGILFPFAGSDKNRSRMMNSIAPFWDGNETWLVLGGGGLFAAFPVAYGIIMTGLYLPVTAMLFGLIMRGVAFEFRFKSSARRHVWDTFFFVGSVIATFSQGIMLGALVQGLEASNRLYTGGPFDWLTPFSIVCGFAMIIGYALLGSTWLIIKTEHTLQVWARKVSGWLLSALVVAMIVVTAFMYFSDIDALEGWFMLPSILYLAPMPVIALLLFFLMRKDLKTEREYRPFLLTVALFLMGYIGVCFAIFPYIVPYQMTIYDAAAADTSLSFMLIGAVIMLPIILSYTAFAYYTFKGKTDHNPMY